In Streptomyces nojiriensis, one genomic interval encodes:
- the treS gene encoding maltose alpha-D-glucosyltransferase codes for MMINDPVHDTFEDTPAKDRDPDWFKRAVFYEVLVRSFHDSNGDGVGDLKGLTGKLDYLQWLGVDCLWLPPFFASPLRDGGYDVADYTSVLPEFGDLADFVEFVDAAHTRGMRVIIDFVMNHTSDQHEWFQQSRKDPDGPYGDYYMWADNDKQYQDARIIFVDTETSNWTYDPVRKQYYWHRFFSHQPDLNYENPAVVEEIVSALRFWLDLGIDGFRLDAVPYLYAEEGTNCENLPRTHQLLKRVRAEIDAHYPDTVLLAEANQWPEDVVDYFGDYQKGGDECHMAFHFPVMPRIFMAVRRESRYPVSEILAKTPAIPDRCQWGIFLRNHDELTLEMVTDEERDYMYAEYAKDPRMRANIGIRRRLAPLLDNDRKQMELFTALLLSLPGSPVLYYGDEIGMGDNIWLGDRDGVRTPMQWTPDRNAGFSSCDPGRLNLPVIMDPVYGYRVTNVEAAMSSPSSLLHWTRRLIEVRKANPAFGLGSYTELPSSNPAVLAFLREHGDDLVLCVHNFSRFAQPTELDLRSFNGRVPVELTGDVRFPPIGEWPYLLTLAGHGFYWFRLRKEQRGERRAN; via the coding sequence ATGATGATCAACGATCCCGTCCACGACACCTTCGAGGACACCCCCGCCAAGGACCGCGATCCCGACTGGTTCAAGCGGGCGGTGTTCTACGAGGTCCTCGTCCGCTCCTTCCACGACAGCAACGGCGACGGCGTCGGGGACCTCAAGGGGCTCACCGGCAAACTGGACTACCTCCAGTGGCTCGGTGTCGACTGCCTCTGGCTGCCGCCGTTCTTCGCCTCACCCCTGCGCGACGGGGGTTACGACGTCGCCGACTACACCTCCGTGCTGCCCGAATTCGGCGACCTCGCCGACTTCGTGGAGTTCGTGGACGCCGCGCACACCCGCGGCATGCGGGTGATCATCGACTTCGTCATGAACCACACCAGCGATCAGCACGAGTGGTTCCAGCAGTCGCGCAAGGACCCGGACGGCCCGTACGGCGACTACTACATGTGGGCCGACAACGACAAGCAGTACCAGGACGCCCGCATCATCTTCGTCGACACCGAGACCTCCAACTGGACGTACGACCCCGTACGCAAGCAGTACTACTGGCACAGATTCTTCTCCCACCAGCCGGACCTCAACTACGAGAACCCGGCCGTGGTGGAGGAGATCGTCTCCGCCCTGCGCTTCTGGCTCGATCTCGGCATCGACGGCTTCCGCCTCGACGCCGTGCCCTACCTGTACGCCGAGGAGGGCACCAACTGCGAGAACCTCCCGCGCACCCACCAGCTCCTCAAGCGGGTCCGCGCCGAGATCGACGCGCACTACCCGGACACCGTGCTGCTCGCCGAGGCCAACCAGTGGCCCGAGGACGTCGTCGACTACTTCGGCGACTACCAGAAGGGCGGGGACGAGTGCCACATGGCGTTCCACTTCCCCGTGATGCCGCGCATCTTCATGGCGGTGCGGCGAGAGTCCCGCTACCCCGTCTCCGAAATCCTGGCCAAGACCCCGGCGATCCCGGACCGCTGCCAGTGGGGCATCTTCCTGCGCAACCACGACGAGCTCACCCTCGAGATGGTCACGGACGAAGAGCGCGACTACATGTACGCCGAGTACGCCAAGGACCCGCGGATGCGGGCCAACATCGGCATCCGGCGCCGGCTCGCGCCGCTCCTGGACAACGACCGCAAGCAGATGGAGCTGTTCACGGCCCTGCTGCTGTCGCTGCCCGGTTCGCCGGTGCTCTACTACGGCGACGAGATCGGCATGGGCGACAACATCTGGCTGGGCGACCGCGACGGCGTCCGCACGCCGATGCAGTGGACCCCGGACCGCAACGCCGGTTTCTCCTCGTGCGATCCGGGCAGGCTGAACCTGCCGGTCATCATGGATCCCGTCTACGGGTACCGGGTCACCAACGTCGAGGCCGCGATGTCCTCGCCCTCCTCGCTGCTGCACTGGACCCGTCGGCTGATCGAGGTCCGCAAGGCGAACCCGGCCTTCGGACTCGGCTCGTACACCGAACTGCCGTCGTCGAACCCGGCGGTGCTCGCGTTCCTCCGTGAGCACGGGGACGACCTGGTGCTGTGCGTGCACAACTTCTCGCGCTTCGCGCAGCCCACCGAGCTCGATCTGCGGTCGTTCAACGGACGGGTCCCGGTGGAGCTCACGGGTGATGTGCGCTTCCCGCCGATCGGCGAGTGGCCGTACCTGCTGACCCTGGCGGGCCACGGCTTCTACTGGTTCCGGCTGCGGAAGGAACAGCGCGGCGAGCGACGCGCCAATTAG
- a CDS encoding helix-turn-helix domain-containing protein, with translation MPIDEAQRLLARRISGETGMGAIAGRFLETLESHGAECAPRDLDRLGRVAADLLTACLAGQHSGAGERTGSEPPADPGPRALLERIDTFIGHNLGDPGLTPRSVADRHHISVRRLHLMFQDRGEGVAAAIRRLRLEHCHADLARPELLDRPIRTIAARWGFGSAAVFSRAFREAYGISPTERRAQAPAAVPCRARPVIRTGDNAPWTRRHCTN, from the coding sequence GTGCCGATCGACGAGGCGCAGCGGCTGCTCGCCCGCCGCATCTCCGGCGAGACGGGCATGGGGGCGATCGCCGGCCGGTTCCTGGAGACCCTGGAATCGCACGGAGCCGAATGCGCGCCCAGGGACCTGGACCGGCTGGGACGGGTCGCGGCCGACCTGCTCACCGCCTGCCTGGCCGGGCAGCACTCGGGCGCGGGCGAGCGCACCGGCAGCGAACCCCCGGCGGATCCGGGCCCCCGCGCGCTGCTGGAACGGATCGACACCTTCATCGGCCACAACCTCGGCGACCCGGGCCTGACCCCGCGGTCCGTCGCCGACCGCCACCACATCTCGGTGCGCCGACTGCACCTGATGTTCCAGGACCGGGGCGAGGGCGTCGCGGCCGCCATCCGCCGGCTCCGGCTGGAACACTGCCACGCCGACCTCGCCCGGCCCGAACTGCTCGACCGGCCCATCCGCACCATCGCCGCCCGCTGGGGCTTCGGCAGCGCCGCCGTCTTCAGCCGCGCCTTCCGCGAGGCGTACGGCATCAGCCCCACCGAACGGCGCGCGCAGGCCCCGGCGGCCGTCCCGTGCCGCGCCCGACCTGTCATCCGGACGGGGGACAATGCCCCATGGACTCGGAGGCACTGCACGAACTGA
- a CDS encoding alpha-1,4-glucan--maltose-1-phosphate maltosyltransferase: MIGRIPVLDVRPAVDCGARPAKAVVDEVFEISATVFREGHDSVAAHLVLRDPGGRLRVPVPLSELAPGTDRWGAKVSVEVEGRWTYTVEAWSDPVATWRAHAAIKIPAGIDTGLMLLEGAELYERAGARIPKRDGREAVLAAAATMRDEDLPVAERYEAALDPAVDAAFARRPYRELVTASKPLPLLVERKRALFGSWYEMFPRSEGAVLEPGEAPVSGTFRTAAERLPAIAAMGFDVVYLPPIHPIGSTYRKGPNNTLSAGSWDPGVPWAIGSTEGGHDAVHPELGTIEDFDAFVGRARELGMEIALDFALQCSPDHPWVEKNPQWFRHRADGTIAYAENPPKKYQDIYPIHFDTDMAGIVEETCRILRHWMDHGVRIFRVDNPHTKPVVFWQKVIADINKSDPDVIFLAEAFTRPAMMRALAAVGFQQSYTYFTWRNTKAELTEYLTELADTPSASVMRPNFFVNTPDILHEYLQHGGRPAFEVRAVLAATLSPAWGVYAGYELCENTPVREGSEEYLNSEKYEFRPRDWAAADRTGATIAPLITALNRLRRRNPALQQLRDIHFHSTDNEQVIAYSKHAGANSVLVVVNLDPHHTQEATVSLDMPVLGLDWHGSLAVRDELTGETYHWGRANYVRLEPGRTPAHVLAALRPSPPTGGSPTT, translated from the coding sequence ATGATCGGTCGCATTCCCGTGCTGGACGTCCGCCCCGCCGTCGACTGCGGCGCCAGACCCGCAAAGGCGGTCGTGGACGAGGTCTTCGAGATCTCCGCCACCGTGTTCCGCGAAGGACACGACTCCGTCGCCGCCCACCTCGTCCTGCGTGATCCGGGCGGGCGGCTGCGGGTCCCCGTGCCGCTGAGCGAACTCGCCCCCGGCACCGACCGGTGGGGGGCCAAGGTCTCCGTCGAGGTCGAGGGGAGGTGGACGTACACGGTCGAGGCGTGGAGCGATCCGGTGGCCACCTGGCGGGCCCATGCCGCGATCAAGATTCCCGCGGGGATCGACACCGGGCTGATGCTGCTCGAGGGCGCGGAGCTCTACGAGCGGGCCGGGGCCCGGATCCCCAAGCGCGACGGGCGCGAAGCCGTCCTGGCCGCCGCCGCGACCATGCGCGACGAGGACCTGCCCGTCGCCGAACGCTACGAGGCCGCCCTCGACCCGGCCGTGGACGCCGCGTTCGCCAGGCGCCCGTACCGGGAGCTGGTCACCGCCTCCAAGCCCCTGCCGCTCCTGGTGGAGCGCAAGCGGGCCCTCTTCGGCTCCTGGTACGAGATGTTCCCGCGCTCCGAGGGAGCGGTGCTGGAGCCCGGCGAGGCCCCGGTCAGCGGGACCTTCCGGACCGCCGCCGAGCGGCTGCCGGCCATCGCGGCGATGGGCTTCGACGTGGTCTACCTGCCGCCCATCCACCCGATCGGGTCCACTTACCGCAAGGGTCCGAACAACACTCTTTCCGCTGGAAGTTGGGACCCGGGTGTGCCGTGGGCCATCGGCTCCACCGAGGGCGGGCACGACGCGGTCCACCCGGAGCTCGGCACCATCGAGGACTTCGACGCCTTCGTCGGGCGCGCCCGCGAACTGGGCATGGAGATCGCGCTGGACTTCGCGCTGCAGTGCTCCCCCGACCACCCGTGGGTGGAGAAGAACCCGCAGTGGTTCCGCCACCGGGCCGACGGGACGATCGCGTACGCCGAGAACCCGCCGAAGAAGTACCAGGACATCTATCCGATCCACTTCGACACCGACATGGCCGGCATCGTCGAGGAGACCTGCCGGATCCTGCGGCACTGGATGGACCACGGCGTCCGCATCTTCCGGGTCGACAATCCGCACACCAAGCCGGTGGTCTTCTGGCAGAAGGTGATCGCGGACATCAACAAGTCCGACCCGGACGTCATCTTCCTGGCCGAGGCCTTCACCCGGCCCGCGATGATGCGGGCGCTGGCCGCCGTCGGCTTCCAGCAGTCGTACACGTACTTCACCTGGCGCAACACCAAGGCCGAGCTGACCGAGTACCTGACCGAGCTGGCGGACACCCCCTCCGCCTCGGTCATGCGGCCGAACTTCTTCGTCAACACGCCGGACATCCTGCACGAGTACCTGCAGCACGGCGGCCGTCCCGCCTTCGAGGTCCGGGCCGTCCTGGCCGCCACCCTCTCGCCCGCCTGGGGGGTCTACGCCGGCTACGAGCTCTGCGAGAACACCCCGGTGCGCGAGGGCAGCGAGGAGTACCTGAACTCCGAGAAGTACGAGTTCCGGCCGCGCGACTGGGCGGCCGCCGACCGCACCGGCGCCACCATCGCCCCGCTGATCACCGCCCTGAACCGGCTGCGCCGCCGCAACCCCGCGCTCCAGCAGCTGCGCGACATCCACTTCCACTCGACCGACAACGAACAGGTGATCGCCTATTCGAAGCACGCCGGAGCCAATTCCGTACTGGTGGTCGTCAACCTCGATCCGCACCACACCCAGGAGGCGACCGTGTCGTTGGACATGCCGGTACTCGGCCTCGACTGGCACGGGTCCCTCGCGGTGCGCGACGAGCTCACCGGCGAGACCTATCACTGGGGCAGGGCGAACTACGTGCGCCTAGAGCCGGGCCGAACGCCCGCGCACGTACTGGCCGCTCTGCGACCGTCCCCGCCCACCGGAGGGTCACCCACCACATGA